The genomic window AAAATGTATTCAAGAATTGCAATGGAACATATAGCTTGTTGCATGGTCACTTAAAATCTATAATTTGGAGATTTATTTAACGACCATGAACGTTCCAATATGCTTTGTCAAACTCTGTCGCCACAGAAATCTAAGTCGTATGTATTTGGTTGGTGACTCAACGGAGCCGGCCACGAGAATATGTAGTTTAAAACGACAAGATTCTCGCCACAGACTATTGTGGCCATTTTCAGAGCCACAACAGTGGCGTTGCCGCAGGTGCAGCGTGGGTCACAGTGGCCTACAACCAAACCGCTCATACGATCAACCAAACAATATTCTTTTTTGACCGATGCATTCATTCAACTTGCTTCTACTTATGCACGATACAATGCGGCATGATAAAAGCAAAGCAACCAAACTTTATTATTCCAGGTAACTAAAACACAATGTGCACGACGACAAACTTTATTATTCCAGGTAACTAAAACACATTAGAAACTGTAAAAACCACAGCACGTGAAGCCGGTTCacgagacacacacacacactcactcatAGCCACGTTACGTCTAAAGAGTAAACTGAAGACACACGGACACGCACGTACGTAAGGCGGTGACCGCGCGCCACAGCAGGGACGGTGACGCGCAACGCCAACAAATAACAGCAAACGCAGATAGACCGGCCGGCAGCCGGCAGGTCGATCATGCTGCTGCAATGCTGCATGCAGTGCAGCTAACCGGATTGGAGCCGGCCAGCCGGCGGGGGGCTGCCGGCTAGCAGATCCGCTTGCAGTGGCACTTGCTCACTATGCCGTGCCACTTGCACTCGCCCGACGGAAAGCCCTCCGTCTTGCAGACGTTCTCGCAGTTGCTCTCGCTCAGGCAGGCGCCGACGAACTTGTGGCTCTGCGAGAAGCAGTGCCTGTGCCTCGCTTCAGCCACCCTCGTCGTCCCCATCTCTGCGCGAATAAAATTAAGCAACGGCGGTGCACGCCGTGCTACATGTCAGAACGAAACAAGATTCATGCTACTACAAACAGTACGGCACGAGCTAGCTAGCGCGTGCTATGCAGGACATGCACCTGAGGCGGCGAGCAGCAGCAGGAAGACGACGACGGATGCGACCATGCGGCTGGAGGTCGACGCCATCCTTTGACACGGAACGACTGAACTACACACTACTTTGACGGCTTTTATCAACAGAGAGCGGGAGACTGGCCCATTTTAGGTTTAGGTGCTCATTTAAGTacgttgttggagacagtcttactgGGATGACCGGCACGACGACAGGTAGGGGTTTATATAGGGCTTTAGGCCTAGCTAGAGGCTAGAGTTTGTTGGAAATCCAAGTCCCGTATTTGTTTAATTTTCGCCGATACTCCCTACGATGGATCGAATCGAAAGCTGAGTCAGCACATTTTTCTAATGCACCATTGCAACCTGGTCGGTGCAAAGTTTGGAGCTTTGCTCGTCGTGTCCCGACAATATTGTCTCGGGCCTCTCGGCACAAGTGAAATTACACTGCTCACAGTACGGGTGCAGAAAAAAAAATGATATTGTGCGCCGATGTAGAGGTGGCGCATCAGTGCATGCGTGGATGTCTGTGGAATGTgcaggccctgttcggcttaccccatatttggtTTGTTCGGCTTGTTATTTTagtcgaaacaatatttttctctcaccataattcaaccagaacagtgttttcagccaattttagccaagtttcagaccaatgCGTTAGATTGAGGCAAGGGACCAAGGGTCGCGTGTGCGTGTGGAGTGTGATAGTGCTTAGCAGGCTACGGATCTAGGGGTAGCATCGCCGACCTGACAAAGCTACTGTTTGATAATACTAGAATGGATGGACAGTCCATGTGATCAGCGATTTGAGTCGTTGATCGGCTGTATTTGTATCTACCTTAATCCCTATGAATTATAATGATTTAGATagaaaaaataattaatttttatttaatttactttaTTATATATAGATTTAGGTGAATGCTGGAGCCAAATCGACTACAGAACTTGTTTGGATGTATATGTATTCACCTCCGTCCATGTAAGTTGGAGTAGATTGAGGTGGATTGAGTAAATTCCACCCCATTAAAACACACATGGACTGAGATGATATACGGCAACCCAAACAAGGTCCCATTACGTATAAATTGAGGTAGATATAAGTGGAGCCAAAAATCCTAAGTATAGATGCCAGCGGAATGGTAAAGTATTTTGGACATTGAGGACGCTATAATATTTGGATGTTTGAAAATACACTGACTCGGGGGACAATTAATCTCCATATGATGTCTCTTATTTCTAGCTAAGATGATTGAAAAGATACACTAACACTGGGATAACCTGCCTGCCCTTGAAAAGATCTCTTATATTGTGTATATCTTATATTTTAGGTAATAAATGTTGTATTATATCCTAAATTAATTTTAATGTACTCTTCTAAAACAATTTATAGGAGATGAAACAAATTATGGTATAGGAGATATAACATAAGAGATCTTGTAGAGTTGCTCAGAAACCCTTCAATATAGGATTGGGAACCTTGTAGTGTTTCTGTTTAAAGAGGGGAAAACAATAGTTGGAGGTTGATGCAGGCCGCGGGGAGCTAATCACCACGGTGGATCAGATgttcagatctgattggccacCGGAGATCATGGTCGCCTGAAATGCAGCCTCCGTCAGGGAAGTAGTCAAGTAGAGCTCTGCTTCAAAATGACGTTGCATTGTTTTGTGAGTCACAATtttgcaaaagaaaagaaaaaaaaccttttaCAATGCATTTGTACATGTCAATTATATTTATTCAACCCAAAGATCAACCGCACGAGCGAGAAGCTACGAGTCTTTGTTGAGAGAGGAGCCCTCAGTAAAGTAAAGTTCTGCAATCGCAGCATGCAAAGCAGCCCCAACAGGAATGACGTCCTCATCAACGAAGAAATAGGGGTTGTGAACTGAGTAAACAGAACCAGCTTTCTCGTTCCTAATGCCGATGCCAAACATAATACCGGGAACCAGCTGCTGGTAGAAAGCGAAGTCTTCGCCGGCCATGATCTTTTCCCCTGGTCTCACCTTGCCAGGGCCAAGCAAGCCTCTGCCGACATCCTCTACGTATCGATGCAGCCTCTCGTCATTCACAACAGCTGGGTACATTGGGTAGTCCTCAACCTTCATGTCGACAGCTCCCTTGCACCTATATACAGCCGCCTGCCCTTCTACTACCTGGAAAAATGGAGATTGCCAATTACATTCTGATATAAGAATCACAAAGCTGCACAATCCTTTGGCAGAATCACGGTTGACTGAGAAAATGCATGTGTACTTTAAACCAATTATCAGAGCAAGTTACTCAAGAGGGAAAAAAAACCCAATTATCAGAGAAAATGCACCAGGTATGGTCAATGCTATGCGTAGGTTTACATTTCAACCATCTTTTCAGCTCAAGACTGTGAATGCGACTGCAAGTCCCCTCCTTCGTACACAGCAGATGCCTCAGAGAGATAAAGTTCTGCAATTGCATTATGCAAAGCAGCACCAAGTGGAATGACGTCCTCATCAACGAAGAAATAAGGGTTGTGAGCTGAGTGAACGGAGCCAACTTTCTCGTTTCTAATTCCGATGCCAAACATAACACCGGAAATCAGCTGCTGGTAGAAAGCAAAGTCTTCGCCTGCCATGATCTTCTCTCCAGGCTCCACCTTGTCCGGGCCAAGCAAGCGTCTGCTGACATCCTCTACATGGCGATGCAGCTTCTCATCGTTCACAACAGCAG from Miscanthus floridulus cultivar M001 chromosome 11, ASM1932011v1, whole genome shotgun sequence includes these protein-coding regions:
- the LOC136491073 gene encoding defensin-like protein CAL1, whose amino-acid sequence is MASTSSRMVASVVVFLLLLAASEMGTTRVAEARHRHCFSQSHKFVGACLSESNCENVCKTEGFPSGECKWHGIVSKCHCKRIC